Proteins from a single region of Oenanthe melanoleuca isolate GR-GAL-2019-014 chromosome 12, OMel1.0, whole genome shotgun sequence:
- the BRPF1 gene encoding peregrin isoform X3, which yields MGVDFDVKTFCHNLRATKPPYECPVGTCRKIYKSYSGIEYHLYHYDHDNPPLPQHTPLRKHKKKGRQARAANKQSPSPSETSQSPGREVMTYAQAQRMVEVDLHGRVHRISIFDNLDVVSEDEDIPEEVPENGSNKESAETQSVPPKSGKHKNKEKRKDSNHHHHNASASATPKLPEVVYRELEQDTPDAPPRPTSYYRYIEKSAEELDEEVEYDMDEEDYIWLDIMNERRKNEGVSPIPQEIFEYLMDRLEKESYFESHNKGDPNALVDEDAVCCICNDGECQNSNVILFCDMCNLAVHQECYGVPYIPEGQWLCRRCLQSPSRAVDCALCPNKGGAFKQTDDGRWAHVVCALWIPEVCFANTVFLEPIDSIEHIPPARWKLTCYICKQRGSGACIQCHKANCYTAFHVTCAQQAGLYMKMEPVRETGANGTSFSVRKTAYCDIHTPPGSVRRLPALSHSEGEEEDEEEEEEGKGWSSEKVKKAKAKSRIKMKKARKILAEKRAAAPVVSVPCIPPHRLSKITNRLTIQRKSQFMQRLHSYWTLKRQSRNGVPLLRRLQTHLQSQRNCDQRDTEDKNWALKEQLKSWQRLRHDLERARLLVELIRKREKLKRETIKVQQVALEMQLTPFLILLRKTLEQLQEKDTGNIFSEPVPLSEVPDYLDHIKKPMDFQTMKQNLEAYRYLNFDDFEEDFNLIINNCLKYNAKDTIFYRAAIRLREQGGAVLRQARRQAEKMGIDFETGMHFPHCVTVEEAQIQDIEDEDVRLLLSENQKHLPLEEQLKILLERLDEVNAGKQSIGRSRRAKMIKKEITVLRRKLAHPRDLGRDGLERHGSSARGVLQSHNPCEKDLQTDSAAEESSSQETGKGLGPNSSSTPAHEVGRRTSVLFSKKNPKTAGPPKRPGRPPKNRDSQITPGHGSSPIGPPQLPIMGSSQRQRKRGRSPRPSSSSDSDSDKSTEDATMDLPANGFSSGSQPVKKSFLVYRNDCNLPRSSSDSESSSSSSSSAASDRTSTTPSKQGRGKPSFSRVNFPEDSSEDTSGTENESYSVGTGRVVRKGMGRGAGWLSEDEDSSLDALDLVWAKCRGYPSYPALIIDPKMPREGMFHHGVPIPVPPLEVLKLGEQMTQEAREHLYLVLFFDNKRTWQWLPRTKLVPLGVNQDLDKEKMLEGRKSNIRKSVQIAYHRAMQHRNKVQGEQSSDSSESD from the exons TGATGACCTACGCCCAGGCCCAGCGCATGGTGGAGGTGGACCTGCATGGCCGCGTCCACCGCATCAGCATCTTCGATAATCTCGACGTGGTGTCCGAGGACGAGGATATTCCCGAGGAGGTGCCCGAGAATGGGAGCAATAAGGAGAGCGCGGAGACGCAGAGCGTCCCGCCCAAATCTGGGAAGCACAAGAACAAGGAGAAACGCAAGGACTCCAACCACCATCACCACAACGCTTCGGCCAGTGCTACCCCCAAGCTGCCCGAGGTGGTGTACAGAGAGCTGGAACAGGACACCCCTGACGCCCCCCCTCGTCCCACCTCGTACTACAG GTACATTGAGAAgtcagcagaggagctggatgaGGAGGTGGAGTATGACATGGATGAGGAGGATTACATCTGGCTGGACATCATGAACGAGAGGCGGAAGAATGAAGGCGTGAGTCCTATTCCCCAGGAGATCTTTGAGTACCTGATGGACCGGCTAGAGAAGGAATCCTACTTTGAGAGCCACAACAAGGGGGACCCAAACGCCTTGGTGGATGAGGATGCTGTCTGCTGCATCTGCAACGATGGGGAGTGTCAGAACAGCAATGTCATCCTCTTCTGCGACATGTGCAACCTGGCTGTGCACCAGGAGTGCTATGGGGTGCCCTACATCCCCGAGGGACAGTGGCTCTGCAGACGGTGCCTGCAGTCACCCTCGCGTGCTGTGGACTGCGCCCTCTGCCCAAACAAGGGGGGGGCCTTCAAGCAGACGGACGATGGGCGCTGGGCACACGTGGTCTGTGCCCTCTGGATCCCAGAGGTGTGCTTTGCCAACACCGTCTTCCTGGAGCCCATCGACAGCATCGAGCACATCCCGCCTGCACGCTGGAAGCTGACCTGTTACATTTGCAAGCAGCGTGGCTCTGGGGCTTGCATCCAGTGTCACAAGGCCAATTGCTACACTGCCTTCCATGTCACCTGCGCCCAGCAGGCCGGGCTGTACATGAAGATGGAGCCCGTCCGGGAGACGGGTGCCAACGGTACCTCCTTCAGTGTGCGCAAAACTGCCTACTGCGACATCCACACACCGCCAGGGTCCGTGCGCAGGCTGCCCGCCCTCTCCCACAGcgagggggaggaggaggatgaggaggaagaggaggaggggaagggctggagtTCTGAGAAAGTCAAAAAAGCGAAGGCCAAGTCCAGGATCAAGATGAAAAAGGCGCGGAAGATCCTGGCAGAGAAACGAGCGGCAGCGCCTGTGGTTTCCGTGCCCTGCATTCCCCCCCACAG gCTCAGTAAGATTACAAACCGTTTAACCATCCAGAGGAAGAGCCAGTTCATGCAGAGGCTGCATAGCTACTGGACCCTGAAGAGACAGTCCCGCAATGGTGTCCCCCTGCTCCGCCGCCTTCAGACACACTTGCAGTCACAGAGAAACTGTGACCAG AGAGACACTGAGGATAAGAACTGGGCCCTGAAGGAACAGCTGAAGTCATGGCAGCGCCTGCGCCATGACCTCGAGCGTGCGCGCTTGCTGGTGGAGCTGATACGCAAGCGGGAGAAGCTCAAGAGAGAGACG ATCAAAGTGCAGCAGGTGGCACTGGAAATGCAGCTGACCCCCTTCCTCATCCTTCTCCGCAAGACGcttgagcagctgcaggagaaagaCACAGGCAACATCTTCAGTGAGCCGGTCCCTCTGTCTGAG GTCCCAGACTACCTGGATCACATCAAGAAGCCAATGGATTTTCAGACAATGAAACAAAACCTAGAAGCCTATCGCTATCTGAATTTTGACGACTTTGAGGAGGATTTCAACCTGATTATTAACAACTGTTTGAAATACAATGCCAAAGACACGATCTTCTACCGGGCAGCCATCCGTCTGCgggagcagggaggtgcagTGCTCCGGCAGGCTCGCCGGCAGGCAGAGAAGATGGGCATTGACTTTGAGACAGGCATGCACTTCCCCCACTGTGTAACCGTGGAAGAGGCTCAGATCCAAGACATTGAGGATG AAGATGTGCGGCTGTTGCTCTCAGAGAATCAGAAGCACCTGCCtttggaggagcagctgaagatCCTGCTGGAGCGGCTGGACGAGGTCAACGCTGGTAAGCAGAGCATAGGACGGTCCCGCCGGGCCAAGATGATCAAGAAGGAGATCACAGTCCTACGGCGGAAGCTCGCACACCCACGGGACCTGGGCCGGGACGGGCTGGAGCGGCACGGCTCCTCTGCCAGGGGAGTCCTGCAGTCCCACAACCCCTGCGAGAAGGACCTGCAGACAgacagtgctgcagaggagagcagcagccaggagactGGCAAAG GTCTGGGTCCCAATTCTTCTTCTACCCCAGCACATGAAGTTGGCAGGAGGACCTCTGTGCTCTTCTCCAAGAAGAACCCTAAAACTGCAGGCCCTCCAAAACGTCCCGGACGCCCCCCAAAGAATCGAGACAGCCAGATCACTCCTGGGCATGGGAGCAGCCCCATTGGGCCCCCCCAGCTGCCAATAATGGGGTCCTCCCAGCGGCAGAGGAAGCGGGGGCGAAGCCCGCgccccagctccagctcggACAGCGACAGTGACAAGTCCACGGAAGACGCTACCATGG ACCTGCCAGCCAACGGTTTCAGCAGCGGGAGCCAGCCCGTGAAGAAGAGCTTCCTGGTGTACCGCAATGACTGCAATCTTCCCCGGAGCAGCTCTGATTCGgagtccagcagcagcagcagcagcagtgctgcctcagACCGCACCAG CACAACGCCCTCcaagcagggcagagggaaacCCTCCTTTTCCCGAGTGAACTTCCCAGAGGACAGCAGTGAGGACACATCAGGGACAGAGAACGAGTCCTACTCCGTGGGCACGGGACGAG TGGTGCGTAAGGGCATGGGGCGTGGCGCAGGGTGGCTGTCTGAGGATGAGGATTCTTCCCTGGATGCCCTGGACCTGGTGTGGGCTAAGTGCCGGGGTTACCCCTCCTACCCGGCATTG ATCATTGACCCCAAGATGCCGCGGGAAGGCATGTTTCACCatggtgtccccatccccgtgcCTCCTTTGGAGGTGCTGAAGCTGGGGGAGCAGATGACTCAGGAAGCACGCGAGCACCTCTACCTTGTCCTCTTCTTTGACAACAAGCGCACTTG gcagTGGTTGCCCCGGACAAAGCTGGTGCCTCTGGGGGTGAACCAGGACCTGGACAAAGAGAAGATGCTGGAGGGCCGCAAGTCCAACATCCGCAAGTCAGTGCAGATTGCCTACCACCGCGCCATGCAGCACCGCAACAAGGTGCAGGGCGAGCAGAGCAGCGACTCCAGCGAGAGCGACTGA
- the BRPF1 gene encoding peregrin isoform X1 yields MGVDFDVKTFCHNLRATKPPYECPVGTCRKIYKSYSGIEYHLYHYDHDNPPLPQHTPLRKHKKKGRQARAANKQSPSPSETSQSPGREVMTYAQAQRMVEVDLHGRVHRISIFDNLDVVSEDEDIPEEVPENGSNKESAETQSVPPKSGKHKNKEKRKDSNHHHHNASASATPKLPEVVYRELEQDTPDAPPRPTSYYRYIEKSAEELDEEVEYDMDEEDYIWLDIMNERRKNEGVSPIPQEIFEYLMDRLEKESYFESHNKGDPNALVDEDAVCCICNDGECQNSNVILFCDMCNLAVHQECYGVPYIPEGQWLCRRCLQSPSRAVDCALCPNKGGAFKQTDDGRWAHVVCALWIPEVCFANTVFLEPIDSIEHIPPARWKLTCYICKQRGSGACIQCHKANCYTAFHVTCAQQAGLYMKMEPVRETGANGTSFSVRKTAYCDIHTPPGSVRRLPALSHSEGEEEDEEEEEEGKGWSSEKVKKAKAKSRIKMKKARKILAEKRAAAPVVSVPCIPPHRLSKITNRLTIQRKSQFMQRLHSYWTLKRQSRNGVPLLRRLQTHLQSQRNCDQRDTEDKNWALKEQLKSWQRLRHDLERARLLVELIRKREKLKRETIKVQQVALEMQLTPFLILLRKTLEQLQEKDTGNIFSEPVPLSEVPDYLDHIKKPMDFQTMKQNLEAYRYLNFDDFEEDFNLIINNCLKYNAKDTIFYRAAIRLREQGGAVLRQARRQAEKMGIDFETGMHFPHCVTVEEAQIQDIEDEDVRLLLSENQKHLPLEEQLKILLERLDEVNAGKQSIGRSRRAKMIKKEITVLRRKLAHPRDLGRDGLERHGSSARGVLQSHNPCEKDLQTDSAAEESSSQETGKGLGPNSSSTPAHEVGRRTSVLFSKKNPKTAGPPKRPGRPPKNRDSQITPGHGSSPIGPPQLPIMGSSQRQRKRGRSPRPSSSSDSDSDKSTEDATMDLPANGFSSGSQPVKKSFLVYRNDCNLPRSSSDSESSSSSSSSAASDRTSTTPSKQGRGKPSFSRVNFPEDSSEDTSGTENESYSVGTGRGVGHGMVRKGMGRGAGWLSEDEDSSLDALDLVWAKCRGYPSYPALIIDPKMPREGMFHHGVPIPVPPLEVLKLGEQMTQEAREHLYLVLFFDNKRTWQWLPRTKLVPLGVNQDLDKEKMLEGRKSNIRKSVQIAYHRAMQHRNKVQGEQSSDSSESD; encoded by the exons TGATGACCTACGCCCAGGCCCAGCGCATGGTGGAGGTGGACCTGCATGGCCGCGTCCACCGCATCAGCATCTTCGATAATCTCGACGTGGTGTCCGAGGACGAGGATATTCCCGAGGAGGTGCCCGAGAATGGGAGCAATAAGGAGAGCGCGGAGACGCAGAGCGTCCCGCCCAAATCTGGGAAGCACAAGAACAAGGAGAAACGCAAGGACTCCAACCACCATCACCACAACGCTTCGGCCAGTGCTACCCCCAAGCTGCCCGAGGTGGTGTACAGAGAGCTGGAACAGGACACCCCTGACGCCCCCCCTCGTCCCACCTCGTACTACAG GTACATTGAGAAgtcagcagaggagctggatgaGGAGGTGGAGTATGACATGGATGAGGAGGATTACATCTGGCTGGACATCATGAACGAGAGGCGGAAGAATGAAGGCGTGAGTCCTATTCCCCAGGAGATCTTTGAGTACCTGATGGACCGGCTAGAGAAGGAATCCTACTTTGAGAGCCACAACAAGGGGGACCCAAACGCCTTGGTGGATGAGGATGCTGTCTGCTGCATCTGCAACGATGGGGAGTGTCAGAACAGCAATGTCATCCTCTTCTGCGACATGTGCAACCTGGCTGTGCACCAGGAGTGCTATGGGGTGCCCTACATCCCCGAGGGACAGTGGCTCTGCAGACGGTGCCTGCAGTCACCCTCGCGTGCTGTGGACTGCGCCCTCTGCCCAAACAAGGGGGGGGCCTTCAAGCAGACGGACGATGGGCGCTGGGCACACGTGGTCTGTGCCCTCTGGATCCCAGAGGTGTGCTTTGCCAACACCGTCTTCCTGGAGCCCATCGACAGCATCGAGCACATCCCGCCTGCACGCTGGAAGCTGACCTGTTACATTTGCAAGCAGCGTGGCTCTGGGGCTTGCATCCAGTGTCACAAGGCCAATTGCTACACTGCCTTCCATGTCACCTGCGCCCAGCAGGCCGGGCTGTACATGAAGATGGAGCCCGTCCGGGAGACGGGTGCCAACGGTACCTCCTTCAGTGTGCGCAAAACTGCCTACTGCGACATCCACACACCGCCAGGGTCCGTGCGCAGGCTGCCCGCCCTCTCCCACAGcgagggggaggaggaggatgaggaggaagaggaggaggggaagggctggagtTCTGAGAAAGTCAAAAAAGCGAAGGCCAAGTCCAGGATCAAGATGAAAAAGGCGCGGAAGATCCTGGCAGAGAAACGAGCGGCAGCGCCTGTGGTTTCCGTGCCCTGCATTCCCCCCCACAG gCTCAGTAAGATTACAAACCGTTTAACCATCCAGAGGAAGAGCCAGTTCATGCAGAGGCTGCATAGCTACTGGACCCTGAAGAGACAGTCCCGCAATGGTGTCCCCCTGCTCCGCCGCCTTCAGACACACTTGCAGTCACAGAGAAACTGTGACCAG AGAGACACTGAGGATAAGAACTGGGCCCTGAAGGAACAGCTGAAGTCATGGCAGCGCCTGCGCCATGACCTCGAGCGTGCGCGCTTGCTGGTGGAGCTGATACGCAAGCGGGAGAAGCTCAAGAGAGAGACG ATCAAAGTGCAGCAGGTGGCACTGGAAATGCAGCTGACCCCCTTCCTCATCCTTCTCCGCAAGACGcttgagcagctgcaggagaaagaCACAGGCAACATCTTCAGTGAGCCGGTCCCTCTGTCTGAG GTCCCAGACTACCTGGATCACATCAAGAAGCCAATGGATTTTCAGACAATGAAACAAAACCTAGAAGCCTATCGCTATCTGAATTTTGACGACTTTGAGGAGGATTTCAACCTGATTATTAACAACTGTTTGAAATACAATGCCAAAGACACGATCTTCTACCGGGCAGCCATCCGTCTGCgggagcagggaggtgcagTGCTCCGGCAGGCTCGCCGGCAGGCAGAGAAGATGGGCATTGACTTTGAGACAGGCATGCACTTCCCCCACTGTGTAACCGTGGAAGAGGCTCAGATCCAAGACATTGAGGATG AAGATGTGCGGCTGTTGCTCTCAGAGAATCAGAAGCACCTGCCtttggaggagcagctgaagatCCTGCTGGAGCGGCTGGACGAGGTCAACGCTGGTAAGCAGAGCATAGGACGGTCCCGCCGGGCCAAGATGATCAAGAAGGAGATCACAGTCCTACGGCGGAAGCTCGCACACCCACGGGACCTGGGCCGGGACGGGCTGGAGCGGCACGGCTCCTCTGCCAGGGGAGTCCTGCAGTCCCACAACCCCTGCGAGAAGGACCTGCAGACAgacagtgctgcagaggagagcagcagccaggagactGGCAAAG GTCTGGGTCCCAATTCTTCTTCTACCCCAGCACATGAAGTTGGCAGGAGGACCTCTGTGCTCTTCTCCAAGAAGAACCCTAAAACTGCAGGCCCTCCAAAACGTCCCGGACGCCCCCCAAAGAATCGAGACAGCCAGATCACTCCTGGGCATGGGAGCAGCCCCATTGGGCCCCCCCAGCTGCCAATAATGGGGTCCTCCCAGCGGCAGAGGAAGCGGGGGCGAAGCCCGCgccccagctccagctcggACAGCGACAGTGACAAGTCCACGGAAGACGCTACCATGG ACCTGCCAGCCAACGGTTTCAGCAGCGGGAGCCAGCCCGTGAAGAAGAGCTTCCTGGTGTACCGCAATGACTGCAATCTTCCCCGGAGCAGCTCTGATTCGgagtccagcagcagcagcagcagcagtgctgcctcagACCGCACCAG CACAACGCCCTCcaagcagggcagagggaaacCCTCCTTTTCCCGAGTGAACTTCCCAGAGGACAGCAGTGAGGACACATCAGGGACAGAGAACGAGTCCTACTCCGTGGGCACGGGACGAGGTGTGGGGCACGGCA TGGTGCGTAAGGGCATGGGGCGTGGCGCAGGGTGGCTGTCTGAGGATGAGGATTCTTCCCTGGATGCCCTGGACCTGGTGTGGGCTAAGTGCCGGGGTTACCCCTCCTACCCGGCATTG ATCATTGACCCCAAGATGCCGCGGGAAGGCATGTTTCACCatggtgtccccatccccgtgcCTCCTTTGGAGGTGCTGAAGCTGGGGGAGCAGATGACTCAGGAAGCACGCGAGCACCTCTACCTTGTCCTCTTCTTTGACAACAAGCGCACTTG gcagTGGTTGCCCCGGACAAAGCTGGTGCCTCTGGGGGTGAACCAGGACCTGGACAAAGAGAAGATGCTGGAGGGCCGCAAGTCCAACATCCGCAAGTCAGTGCAGATTGCCTACCACCGCGCCATGCAGCACCGCAACAAGGTGCAGGGCGAGCAGAGCAGCGACTCCAGCGAGAGCGACTGA
- the BRPF1 gene encoding peregrin isoform X2: protein MGVDFDVKTFCHNLRATKPPYECPVGTCRKIYKSYSGIEYHLYHYDHDNPPLPQHTPLRKHKKKGRQARAANKQSPSPSETSQSPGREVMTYAQAQRMVEVDLHGRVHRISIFDNLDVVSEDEDIPEEVPENGSNKESAETQSVPPKSGKHKNKEKRKDSNHHHHNASASATPKLPEVVYRELEQDTPDAPPRPTSYYRYIEKSAEELDEEVEYDMDEEDYIWLDIMNERRKNEGVSPIPQEIFEYLMDRLEKESYFESHNKGDPNALVDEDAVCCICNDGECQNSNVILFCDMCNLAVHQECYGVPYIPEGQWLCRRCLQSPSRAVDCALCPNKGGAFKQTDDGRWAHVVCALWIPEVCFANTVFLEPIDSIEHIPPARWKLTCYICKQRGSGACIQCHKANCYTAFHVTCAQQAGLYMKMEPVRETGANGTSFSVRKTAYCDIHTPPGSVRRLPALSHSEGEEEDEEEEEEGKGWSSEKVKKAKAKSRIKMKKARKILAEKRAAAPVVSVPCIPPHRLSKITNRLTIQRKSQFMQRLHSYWTLKRQSRNGVPLLRRLQTHLQSQRNCDQRDTEDKNWALKEQLKSWQRLRHDLERARLLVELIRKREKLKRETIKVQQVALEMQLTPFLILLRKTLEQLQEKDTGNIFSEPVPLSEVPDYLDHIKKPMDFQTMKQNLEAYRYLNFDDFEEDFNLIINNCLKYNAKDTIFYRAAIRLREQGGAVLRQARRQAEKMGIDFETGMHFPHCVTVEEAQIQDIEDDVRLLLSENQKHLPLEEQLKILLERLDEVNAGKQSIGRSRRAKMIKKEITVLRRKLAHPRDLGRDGLERHGSSARGVLQSHNPCEKDLQTDSAAEESSSQETGKGLGPNSSSTPAHEVGRRTSVLFSKKNPKTAGPPKRPGRPPKNRDSQITPGHGSSPIGPPQLPIMGSSQRQRKRGRSPRPSSSSDSDSDKSTEDATMDLPANGFSSGSQPVKKSFLVYRNDCNLPRSSSDSESSSSSSSSAASDRTSTTPSKQGRGKPSFSRVNFPEDSSEDTSGTENESYSVGTGRGVGHGMVRKGMGRGAGWLSEDEDSSLDALDLVWAKCRGYPSYPALIIDPKMPREGMFHHGVPIPVPPLEVLKLGEQMTQEAREHLYLVLFFDNKRTWQWLPRTKLVPLGVNQDLDKEKMLEGRKSNIRKSVQIAYHRAMQHRNKVQGEQSSDSSESD, encoded by the exons TGATGACCTACGCCCAGGCCCAGCGCATGGTGGAGGTGGACCTGCATGGCCGCGTCCACCGCATCAGCATCTTCGATAATCTCGACGTGGTGTCCGAGGACGAGGATATTCCCGAGGAGGTGCCCGAGAATGGGAGCAATAAGGAGAGCGCGGAGACGCAGAGCGTCCCGCCCAAATCTGGGAAGCACAAGAACAAGGAGAAACGCAAGGACTCCAACCACCATCACCACAACGCTTCGGCCAGTGCTACCCCCAAGCTGCCCGAGGTGGTGTACAGAGAGCTGGAACAGGACACCCCTGACGCCCCCCCTCGTCCCACCTCGTACTACAG GTACATTGAGAAgtcagcagaggagctggatgaGGAGGTGGAGTATGACATGGATGAGGAGGATTACATCTGGCTGGACATCATGAACGAGAGGCGGAAGAATGAAGGCGTGAGTCCTATTCCCCAGGAGATCTTTGAGTACCTGATGGACCGGCTAGAGAAGGAATCCTACTTTGAGAGCCACAACAAGGGGGACCCAAACGCCTTGGTGGATGAGGATGCTGTCTGCTGCATCTGCAACGATGGGGAGTGTCAGAACAGCAATGTCATCCTCTTCTGCGACATGTGCAACCTGGCTGTGCACCAGGAGTGCTATGGGGTGCCCTACATCCCCGAGGGACAGTGGCTCTGCAGACGGTGCCTGCAGTCACCCTCGCGTGCTGTGGACTGCGCCCTCTGCCCAAACAAGGGGGGGGCCTTCAAGCAGACGGACGATGGGCGCTGGGCACACGTGGTCTGTGCCCTCTGGATCCCAGAGGTGTGCTTTGCCAACACCGTCTTCCTGGAGCCCATCGACAGCATCGAGCACATCCCGCCTGCACGCTGGAAGCTGACCTGTTACATTTGCAAGCAGCGTGGCTCTGGGGCTTGCATCCAGTGTCACAAGGCCAATTGCTACACTGCCTTCCATGTCACCTGCGCCCAGCAGGCCGGGCTGTACATGAAGATGGAGCCCGTCCGGGAGACGGGTGCCAACGGTACCTCCTTCAGTGTGCGCAAAACTGCCTACTGCGACATCCACACACCGCCAGGGTCCGTGCGCAGGCTGCCCGCCCTCTCCCACAGcgagggggaggaggaggatgaggaggaagaggaggaggggaagggctggagtTCTGAGAAAGTCAAAAAAGCGAAGGCCAAGTCCAGGATCAAGATGAAAAAGGCGCGGAAGATCCTGGCAGAGAAACGAGCGGCAGCGCCTGTGGTTTCCGTGCCCTGCATTCCCCCCCACAG gCTCAGTAAGATTACAAACCGTTTAACCATCCAGAGGAAGAGCCAGTTCATGCAGAGGCTGCATAGCTACTGGACCCTGAAGAGACAGTCCCGCAATGGTGTCCCCCTGCTCCGCCGCCTTCAGACACACTTGCAGTCACAGAGAAACTGTGACCAG AGAGACACTGAGGATAAGAACTGGGCCCTGAAGGAACAGCTGAAGTCATGGCAGCGCCTGCGCCATGACCTCGAGCGTGCGCGCTTGCTGGTGGAGCTGATACGCAAGCGGGAGAAGCTCAAGAGAGAGACG ATCAAAGTGCAGCAGGTGGCACTGGAAATGCAGCTGACCCCCTTCCTCATCCTTCTCCGCAAGACGcttgagcagctgcaggagaaagaCACAGGCAACATCTTCAGTGAGCCGGTCCCTCTGTCTGAG GTCCCAGACTACCTGGATCACATCAAGAAGCCAATGGATTTTCAGACAATGAAACAAAACCTAGAAGCCTATCGCTATCTGAATTTTGACGACTTTGAGGAGGATTTCAACCTGATTATTAACAACTGTTTGAAATACAATGCCAAAGACACGATCTTCTACCGGGCAGCCATCCGTCTGCgggagcagggaggtgcagTGCTCCGGCAGGCTCGCCGGCAGGCAGAGAAGATGGGCATTGACTTTGAGACAGGCATGCACTTCCCCCACTGTGTAACCGTGGAAGAGGCTCAGATCCAAGACATTGAGGATG ATGTGCGGCTGTTGCTCTCAGAGAATCAGAAGCACCTGCCtttggaggagcagctgaagatCCTGCTGGAGCGGCTGGACGAGGTCAACGCTGGTAAGCAGAGCATAGGACGGTCCCGCCGGGCCAAGATGATCAAGAAGGAGATCACAGTCCTACGGCGGAAGCTCGCACACCCACGGGACCTGGGCCGGGACGGGCTGGAGCGGCACGGCTCCTCTGCCAGGGGAGTCCTGCAGTCCCACAACCCCTGCGAGAAGGACCTGCAGACAgacagtgctgcagaggagagcagcagccaggagactGGCAAAG GTCTGGGTCCCAATTCTTCTTCTACCCCAGCACATGAAGTTGGCAGGAGGACCTCTGTGCTCTTCTCCAAGAAGAACCCTAAAACTGCAGGCCCTCCAAAACGTCCCGGACGCCCCCCAAAGAATCGAGACAGCCAGATCACTCCTGGGCATGGGAGCAGCCCCATTGGGCCCCCCCAGCTGCCAATAATGGGGTCCTCCCAGCGGCAGAGGAAGCGGGGGCGAAGCCCGCgccccagctccagctcggACAGCGACAGTGACAAGTCCACGGAAGACGCTACCATGG ACCTGCCAGCCAACGGTTTCAGCAGCGGGAGCCAGCCCGTGAAGAAGAGCTTCCTGGTGTACCGCAATGACTGCAATCTTCCCCGGAGCAGCTCTGATTCGgagtccagcagcagcagcagcagcagtgctgcctcagACCGCACCAG CACAACGCCCTCcaagcagggcagagggaaacCCTCCTTTTCCCGAGTGAACTTCCCAGAGGACAGCAGTGAGGACACATCAGGGACAGAGAACGAGTCCTACTCCGTGGGCACGGGACGAGGTGTGGGGCACGGCA TGGTGCGTAAGGGCATGGGGCGTGGCGCAGGGTGGCTGTCTGAGGATGAGGATTCTTCCCTGGATGCCCTGGACCTGGTGTGGGCTAAGTGCCGGGGTTACCCCTCCTACCCGGCATTG ATCATTGACCCCAAGATGCCGCGGGAAGGCATGTTTCACCatggtgtccccatccccgtgcCTCCTTTGGAGGTGCTGAAGCTGGGGGAGCAGATGACTCAGGAAGCACGCGAGCACCTCTACCTTGTCCTCTTCTTTGACAACAAGCGCACTTG gcagTGGTTGCCCCGGACAAAGCTGGTGCCTCTGGGGGTGAACCAGGACCTGGACAAAGAGAAGATGCTGGAGGGCCGCAAGTCCAACATCCGCAAGTCAGTGCAGATTGCCTACCACCGCGCCATGCAGCACCGCAACAAGGTGCAGGGCGAGCAGAGCAGCGACTCCAGCGAGAGCGACTGA